The Edaphobacter flagellatus sequence CCCCGCTCGGCAATCACCTCCACTGCCGCATCCAGAATCTTCTGGTACTTTTCGCTCCCCGGCCCCGTCGAAGGAGCCGCGGATTTATCCCGCCCAGCCTCCTCCTCCACCCCCGCACCTGCACCCTTGCGCTTCAGTTCAGCCTCACCACCGGAAATATCCAGTCCCCCGCCACTCTAAAGAACCGACAGGCCCTTTGCCAAGATGAATCCGGATTCACCCGCATCGCGAAGAGCGCAATCAGCGATCTGCCCTGTCAGCGTTCGCTTTGATAAATCATTCCGTGCTGCGGTCATTCATCGAGACGGATCATATTTGTCGGGTCCAGCTAAGAAGGTATGAAGTACAGCATCCTGCTTATCGCTAACTTCATAACCCTGTTCATGGCCTGCTGGCCGAAAGCGTATACGGCCTTTGAAGGCGGAGCGCCCCATTTCAGCCGGAGCGAAAATCCTGTCAAGCCCCCTGAAATCGCAACTCACTCATTCCAAATCAAATAAACCCGATAAAATCTGCCGATAAGTTTCCCTCTCCTCGCTATACTTAAATCAGCAAACAAAGAAAAGCCCCGGCACGAAGCCGGGGCTAACTCATTTGGAATCTATATTTTTAGGGTTAAACCCTCTGCTTTGAATATTTTGCTTTGTTGAATCGCGCAAACCAAACAAAACAGGAAACTTACAAAAAGCAGAGAGGAGGGGGTAGGGGGCTACTTCGGATTGACCGTAGCAATCGATCCCGCCTGCAACTTGACCAACTCGTTCTGTGGCAACCGGCTTGGCCCCAGCACTGCCGTCTTCGGAATCGGCCCACGCGCCATCGCTACCTCATCGCACGCATAAAGCCGTGGACATGTCTGGCAGTCCTTGTAGATCTTGTCCGGCAGAACCGTCCGGTCAACGACGCGAAATCCGAAGTGAAAGAAGAAGTCGGGAATACGCGTAAACAGGCAGACCGAAGTCACGCTCTGCTCCTCCGCCTCTTCCAGCAGAGCACGCAGCAACCGACCACCAGCTCCCTGTCCCTTCGCCTCCGGCTTCACCACGATGGAACGCACCTCGGCAAGATGCGGCCCATAAAGATGCAGCGCGCCGCAGCCCAGAAAGACGCCGCTCTCGCTCTCCGCGACCGAAAAATCGCGAACGTTCTCGCATATCTCCGCATAGCTTCGGCGCAGCAACGTGCCATCGCCCGAAAGCGAGTTCACCAGCTCGAAGATGTTCACCGCATCCGGAAGCTTCGCCTTGCGCACAACCGCTCCGCCAACGCGTTCACGCGTCGACGCAGTCGATTCGCTGACAGGCATCAGAGACGAGTTAGACAATTGCTGTTTGCTCCAAACCCACGTTCGCGGAGTCACCCGCCTTCTTCGAGTATAAAGATGCAAGCAAGGCCCGATCCGTCGCAATCCTCTGCGACGCACCTTCCAAGGCATCCTTCACCTGCGCGCGAGCCGTTCCGCCGATCACGTCGTGGCAATCGAGCGTAGCCTCGAGCGTAATGGCATCGAAGAAGTCCGCGGCAAACTCCTCGCCGAAGCCGCGCAGCTCATCCAGCGTAAGCTCGTTCAGCTCACGCCCTGTCTCCAGCCCAAGCCGAACCGCCTGGCCGATCTTCTCATGCGCCTTGCGAAACGGAACGCCCTTGTGCGTGAGATACGTCGCAGCAGCCATCGCGTTCAGATAGCCTTTCTCCGCAGCAGCTTTCATCACATCCGCGCGGAACCGCAGCGCACCCGTAAACTCCGGCAGCAGACGCAGCATCCCGCTGATCGTATCCGCCGCATCGAACACAGGCTCTTGCCCTTCCTGCAGGTCCTTGTTGTAAGCCAGCGGAAGCCCTTTGACGATCGTCGCCAGCGTAATCGCCGCTCCTTGCAGGCGTCCGGCCTTGCCGCGAATCAATTCCGTCAGGTCAGGATTCTTCTTCTGCGGCATCGCGCTCGAGCCCGTCGAAAACCGCTCCGGCAGATCGAGGAAGCCAAACTCTGCGGTCGAATGCAACGTTAGCTCCTCGGCAAACCGCGAGATGTGCAGGCCGAGCACAGCGAGATTCTGCATAAACTCCAGCGCAAAATCGCGATCGCTCGTCGCATCCATACTGTTCGGCGTCGGCCCATCAAAATTCAACGCAGAAGCAGCGATGTGACGGTCCAGCTTCAGCGTCGCGCCAGCAATTGCTCCCGAGCCAAGCGGACAGAAGTTCAACCGTACGCGACAATCCTTCAACCGCGAGAAATCGCGCTCGAGCATCGAGACATACGCCAACAGCCAGTGTGCGACAAGCACCGGCTCCGCACGCTGCAGATGTGTATACGAAGGCATCACAGCATCGCCTGCGGCCTTCGCCGTGGCAATCAGCGCCTCGCGCCACGCGAGCAGGCCAGCGAGCGTCTCGTCAATCGCATCGCGCACAAACAGACGCATGTCAGTCGCAATCTGTTCGTTGCGGCTGCGGCCTGTGTGGAGCTTCAGCGCAAGATCGCCAATCTGCTTCGTCAACGTCAGTTCGACGAAATGATGGATATCTTCGGCTTCGGGATGCAACGCAGCAATCGCAGCAGCCGAAGCGGCATCCAGTTTTGCGCTCTTCGCCTCTTCGAGCGCCGCCGGAATCACGCCATCGAGACCATCGAGCATCTTCACCAGTTCGGCGTCAGTCAGAATGCCGGCAGCGGCGATGGCGCGAGCGTGCGCCTTCGACGCGGCCACTTCCTGTGGAAGCAGCCGCACATCGAAAGGAAACGAACGCTGCCACGACTCGAACCCAGGATCGAGCGGTTCACGGAACCGCCCCGACCACATCTTGCTCACTGCGAGCTCCTATCTCTGCATCGGTCCGATGCGGTTGACGACTATGTCAGCGAAGGACGTTTGCGCGCCTGCGTGCCGCGCCCGCGTCCGCTGGTAATGCGCTTCGCTCCACCCAGCAGCATCAGCAACAGAGCCTTCTGCGCATGCATGCGGTTCTCCGCCTGGTCGAAGACGATCGACTGCGGACCATCGAGCACAGCATCGGTCACCTCAGCGTTGCGGTGAGCAGGCAAGCAATGCATAAAGACAGCATCCTGCTGCGCATGCTTCATCAGCTCTTCGTTGACCTGATACGGCTTGAAGATCGGCGCACGCTTGGTCGCCTCGTGCTCGAAGCCCATGCTGGTGCAGACATCCGTATAGACGGCGTCCGCTCCCGTAACCGCCTTGACCGGATCGTGCAGCAGCGTGATGCTACCACCAGTCAATTCTGCGATCTCGATGGCTTTATGGATGATGTCGAGCTTTGGCGCGAATCCTTTCGGCGTCGCCACCGTGCAGTGCGCACCAAGCTGTGCCGCCATCAACATCAATGAGTGACACACATTGTTGCCGTCGCCTACATAGGTAAACCGAAGGCCCTCAGCCGATCCGAAGCGCTCTTCCAGCGTCAGGAAGTCCGCGAGCGCCTGACAGGGATGCTCGAGGTCCGATAGCGCGTTGACGACTGGAATCCTGGAGCACGAAGCCATCTCCGTGATCGTCTCGTGCGAGTAAGTGCGCAGCACGATCACGCTCATCCAGCGCTCGAGGTTCCGCGCCATATCCGAAAGCGACTCACGTTCACCGAGCGGTGACTGCGTCTGATCGACAAAGATCGCATTGCCGCCAAGCGTATTAATTGCAGATTCGAACGTAAGACGTGTGCGAAGCGATGCCTTCTCGAAGAACATCACCATCTGCTTGGCATCGAGTGCATGACGGAAGTCCTCGGGATGGTTCTTCACCGCATGCGCCAGCTCCATAATGGCTGCTGTCTCTTCCACCGTGAGGTCGGAGACCGAACAGAGGTCGCGTCCACATAGGCGCTTCGCCGCCTCGTTAAATGCCGTATCCGACTGAATGCCCAGTGTGACGGCAGGCTTACGTGCCGGCGTCTCTTCGTTTGCGTCCGGTTTTGTATTCATCACAACTGTCTTGCTACCCATGTATCTTCTCTCCCGCCGGCGAAGCGCCGGCAAGTTCCGTGTTGGCTTTTAGAAGCTCGTCGAGCGCAGTGACGGCAATCGTCACATGCTCGCGCTCCAGGATGTATGGAGGCAGAAAACGCAGCACCGTCTCGCTGGTCCGGTTGATGATGATATGGCGCTCCATCATCTGCGCAGCAACGCGCTTGGCAAGCTCGGCGGAGTTTAACTCAATGCCCAGCATCAGGCCGAGTCCGCGAACTTCAGTAATGCAGTCGTGACGCTGCTTTAGGCTCTCCAGCTCCGAACGGAAGAATCCGCCGACCTCTTCGATGTGAGCAAGCATATTCTCGCGCTGCATCGTATCGATCACAGCGATAGCCACGGCACAGGCCAGTGGACCACCGCCGAAGGTTGTACCGTGCATGCCTGGCGTAATGGCCGCAGCAGCCTTCTCAGAGCACAGCATCGCGCCCATCGGAATTCCTCCGGCGATCGGCTTTGCCAGTGTTGTTACATCGGGCAGAATGCCGTAGTGCTGGTAGGCGAACCATTTGCCTGTGCGTCCGAGACCACTCTGAATCTCGTCGGCGAGCAGCAACGCTCCGGTCGAGTCGCAAAGCTCACGCGCTGCCGCAAAAAACTCCTGCGAGACGGGATGAATACCGCCCTCGCCCTGCACAGGCTCGATGCAGATGCCGCAAACATCGGTTGAGAACTTCGCGCGCAGGTCGGCAACATCGTTAAAGCGGACGAACTCAACATCCGGCATCACGGGGGCAAACGGCAGGCGATATTTATCCTTGTGCGTCGTCGCTACCGAGCCCATCGTGCGGCCGTGGAAGCTGTGTTCGAGCGCAAGAAACTTCGTGCCGATCTTCCTGCCCTCTTCACGCGCCTTGGTCGCATTGGCGCGAGCAAGCTTCAGTGCTGCCTCCCACGCCTCGGTCCCACTGTTACAGAAGAAGACGCGATCAAGCCCACTGATCTCAGTCAATCGCAGAGCAAGGTTTGCAGTGCCTTCATGAAAGAAGAGGTTCGACGTATGCAGCAACCGCGCACTCTGGTGCGCGATTGCCTGCTCAATCGCGGGATGTCCATAGCCAAGCGCAGAGACGCCGATGCCACTAAGCAGATCGAGGAAGTGGTTGTCATTCTCATCGCGGAGATAGACTCCGTTGCCACTGACAAACAGGTAGGGATTCCGCTCGTAGGTATTCAGCAGCAGTTTATTCTCTGCAGCCTGAATCGATGCCAGGTTCATGCGACCATGACCTCCGTTCCGTCGTTGACTCGTGTGGAGCAGATGTCCGGCAGCAGTGCCGCGGACTCCGCAGGAAGAATGCGTACGCGCTTGACACCATGCGTCAGCGCCTCGCGACAAGCATTCAGCTTAGGCAACATGCCGCCGGAGATCACCTGCTGCTTCTCCAGCAGCGGAATCTGCGGAAGGGACAGCCATCGCATCACAGTGCCGTCAGCACCTTTGACTCCCGGCACGTCGGTCAGGAAGACCAGCGCGTCGGCCTTAGTCGCAATAGCGCAGGCTGCAGCCATCTCATCAGCATTGATATTGTAGTACTCCCCATCGAAGCCAAGTGCAATGGACGAGATGACCGGCACAGCGTGCATCGTCCAGATGGCCTCGATCCAGCGCGGATCGGTCGCGGCGATCTCGCCGACGAAGCCGAGATCGGGATTGGTCTTCTTTTTGCGTGCGCGGAATACGTGACCATCTCCGCCAGAGAGCCCCACAGCAGCTTGTCCATGCGTGGCCAGCGAGGCCACGAGCGACTTGTTGACACGTCCGGCCAGAACCATCAGCGCAGCATCGCGCGTCTCGGCATCGGTCACACGAAGACCGGAGATGAACTCACTCTTTTTACCAAGCTGCGCCAGCGTCTTCGTCAGCTGGACACCACCGCCATGTACCACGGCAACCTTGTTACCGTCGGCTACCAACTCGGCAATCGCTTTGCCGGTGGCGTGCAGCAGCTTTGGATTCTCCAGGCCAGCGCCGCCAAGTTTTACAACGAATCTCACAGCAGCCCCTCCTCTTCCTTCCAACCACACATCACATTCATGTTTTGTACCGCCTGACCTGCTGCCCCCTTCAAGAGATTATCGAGACACGAGACAATCACTAGGCGTTGGCCGTCTTCGGCGAGTGTAAAGCCGATGTCGCAGAAGTTTGTGCGCACGACATGCTGAATCTGCGGCAGCTGCGGCGTCGTGTGCAAGCGCACCATCGGGCTGTCCTTATAGAAGGATTGGAACAGCTCGCTGAGTTCGGACGCTGCGGTCTTTTTCTTGAGCCTCAGGTAGATCGTCGACAGAATGCCGCGTGGGATCGGCAGCAGATGCGGCGTGAACTGAATCTGATCGGCGCTGAGATGCAGCTGCTCCAGCAGCTCGCCCGTATGCCGATGACCGAAGACTGCATAGGCAGAAAGATTGTCAGCTGCATACATGAAATGCGTCTTCGACGTGGGAGCTTTGCCAGCTCCACTAACGCCAGACTTCGAGTCGCAGATGATGCCGCGGTCGAGATCAATTACTCCAGCCTGCGTCAGCGGAGCAAGCGCGAGGATAACCGAAGTGGAGTAGCAGCCAGGATTGGCAACCAAACGCGCCGTGCGGATAGCATCGCGGTGCAGCTCCGGGCATCCGAAGACTGCCTCGGCCTGAAGCTTCGCCGCCTGCGCTGCGTCGGCATCATGCAATTTGTAGACTGCACGGTTCGCATCGTCGTGCAGCCGCCACGCTCCGCTGAGATCAATAACGCGGATGCCACGGGCGATCGCTTCCGGAGCCCACTCACGTGACTGCTCATGCGGCGTCGCCATGAAGAGAATTTCTGTGCCTGCATCGGCGATGCGGTCCCAGTGAAATGGCTGCACTGCGTGGGAAGAGCTGGCGGCAATCATCGACAGGTGAGGATGAATCTCCTCGATCGTCGTCGTGGACTCAGTCGCCGTCTCTCCAGCGCGGCCCAGAAACATAGGTGCAATGCCCTGCATACCAGGGTGACGCAGAAGCAGGCGGGCGAGCTCGCCCCCGGCATAGCCGCTCACTCCGGCAACGGCAACACGCGGCACACGCCGCACTGCCGCCTTTGCTGAGGCGGCCTCCGTCGATGTCTCCAGAACACCTGAATTAGCCAAGATAACCTTCGATCTTCGTCTTCAACTTCGTTGCCTGCTCCATATCGGGGCAGATAATCAGTACGGCGTCGTCCCCGGCGATGGTTCCCACAACCTCCGGAAAATCCTCGTAATCAATGCCGGCGGCGATAGGTTGCGCACCACTGGTCTTCGTAATCAGCACCAGCAGGTTCATCGCCTGGCGCACTTCCAAACCAAAACTCTGCAGTACTTCACGGATGCCGGGAAGTGAATCTTCCTCGTCTCCATTGCCGTTCGACAGCGAATATCCGCCCGGTCCTTTCGACAATTTCAGCTCGTGAATGTCACGGGAGAGGGTGGCTTGTGTAACATAGAACCCACGCCCTGCTAATTTTTGCCGTAACTCGTCCTGATTCGAGATGGGCGCTTTACTAAGCAGCTCTCGAATTACGGTATGACGTTGCTGTTTCATTTCTGTATCTTTTGCCGCTCTTTTTTGATGGCTGATAGGTCTACAGCACTATTGCATAAATATACAGTGTAATGTATATTTATGCAATGACTCCACGAGGAGTCCCCCTACAACCTTGACGGAAAGGTATCTCCGATGCAACTTCCCACGCGTCGGACGTATAGTGAATTATGGAACGGTCTCGCGCTCACGTCTCTGCTCCTACCTCTATACCCTCCTGCGTTCGTGCGAACCCGGGCTCATCTTTGATTGATGAGCGGTTCGACCACGACTCCTGCGGCGTCGGTTTTGTCGCCTCGATTCACGCCAATTCGACTCATACTATTCTCAAACAGGCTTTAACCGCACTTGGCCGCCTGGCTCATCGCGGCGCAACGGCTGCTGACGGCAAGAGCTCGGATGGTGTAGGTATTCTGGCGGGTATTCCTCGCGAGTTTTTTATTCGAGTTGCCGGACTTTCTGTCTCTCCGGATGCTCCCCTTGGCGTAGGCATGCTCTTTATTCCCAAGGACGAAACCCGCGCCGAAGCGCTGCTGGAGCGCGCGTTGCAGTCACATGATCTGACGGTTCTTGCATGGCGTGACGTTCCAGTAAAGACCGAATATCTCGGCGAGATGGCACTCTCGACCATGCCAAACATTCGTCAGGTTCTGGTTACAGATGCTGAGGGAGCGGAGGCTGGAACCACGGAGCGGCGCCTGTATCTCGCTCGGAAGCAGTTCGAGCGCTCGCATGAGCGCGGCGACGTCACCGGCTATATCTGTAGTCTGTCCACACAGACAGTCGTATACAAGGCCATGTGTACGGGCGTCGATCTTGCAGCCTTCTACCCTGACCTTGCAGCGGAAGACTATGTCACTCCTTTCGCAGTCTTCCACCAGCGTTACGCCACTAACACCCTTCCCACCTGGCACCGTGCTCAGCCTGGACGCACACTCGGACACAATGGAGAGATCAACACGGTGTGGGGCAACCGCGCCCGCATGGCAGCGCGCGACTCAACGCTCCCAGTCGAGTGCAAGCCTGTCCTGACGCAAGGTGGGACGGACTCCACCAGCCTGGATGAAGCCGTCGAGTTGATCTCCCACAACGGACGCACGCTGGCTGAAGCCATGCGCATGCTGCTGCCGCCTGCAGTTGTGGCAGGACACACCTCATCCTTCCTTCGCTATCACGCTGACTGCGCCGAACCGTGGGATGGGCCGGCCGCGATCGCCTTCTCAAATGGCCGCATGGTTGGCGCTGTGCTTGACCGCAACGGACTACGTCCCTGCCGCTTCTCTGTGACCAAGGATGGACTGGTCGTCGCTGGTTCAGAGGCTGGCCTTGTCGATCTCGACCCAAATGAAGTAACGCATAGCGGACGCCTCGGTCCGGGACAGATGTTGCTCATCGACCTGGAGAAACATGTCCTTTATGAGGATGAGGAGCTGACGGAGCTGTTCGACGCGGGAGCGACCTACGCCAAGCTGCTTGAAGATGCTTTGCTGGAGCCGGTTGCTGCCGAGCCCTATGGCGATACCTCTGCTCTTGCGACCATACAGCGTGGCTTCGGCTACACGCGCGAAGACGTGAAGATGATCCTGCAGCCGATGGCGACAGACGGCAAGGATGCTGTCTGGTCGATGGGCGACGATACACCGCTCGCCTTTCTGGCACGCACGCCACGACCTGTATACGCCTACTTCCGCCAGCGTTTTGCGCAGGTGACGAATCCTCCGATTGATTCTCTGCGCGAATCGATCGTTGTTTCACTGCATACGCGTCTCGGCCCCTGGCCTCACATGCTGGACAAGAATGCTCCCCTGCCCGGCATCTCGGTGCCTTCGCCGTTCCTTTCGCTTGGACAGGTAGCGGCATTGCGGGCCGGAAAGTATCCGCATCAGCCAGAGCTTCACCTTGCTGAGCTTGATTGCCTATTTCCATCTGAGAGCACGCTGCTCGCAGGGCTGGATGCGATTTCGATGCAGGCCATTGAGCTGGTGCGCAACGGTGCGCGCATCCTGTTGCTGACGGACCGCCGCGCAAGCGCCAAACAACTTCCTGTTCCGATGGCAATGGCAACAGGTGCTATCCATGAAGCGCTGGTCTCTGCGGGCCTGCGTACGCTTGTGGGTCTTGCTGTCGAGGCTGGCGATTGTCGCGACATCCACCATGCCGCGGTCCTTATCGGCTACGGCGCGGGTACTGTTTGTCCATGGCTCGCTCTTGAGACGGGACGTGCAGTTGCCCCTGCAGGCACCGATCCGGACGTGGCCGAAAAGAAGATGTTGAAGGCGCTCGACGCCGGATTAGCCAAGGTGATGTCGAAGATGGGCATCTCTGTTGTCGACAGCTATCGCGATGCGCGACTGTTCGACATTCTCGGTTTGCATTCAAGTGTCGTTACTCGTTGCTTCCCGGAAACTCCTGCACCGCTCTCCGGCATCGGCTTTGCCGAGGTGGAACGCCAGCTTCGCCAGACATGGCAACCTGCGAGCGAGCAAACTCCTGCTTCGGCCGATCTGCCCGACTACGGTTGGGTACGCTTCCGCAAAGCGGATGTTGCCGAGCCACATGCGTGGCAGCCGCCAACCGTCAAAGCTCTGCAGTCTGTTGTTGGCAGCGCACGCAATGTGCCGCAGCCAACCGATCCCGCGGGTGCGTTCGCTATCTACACACGCGACATCATCTCTCGCGATCCTGCTGTGCTGCGCGACCTGCTGGAGATTCGTCCGGCAGGTGCAGAGTTGAGCCTCGATGAAGTCGAGAAGCCTGCAAGTCTGACAAAGCGTTTTGTCGCCAGTGCAATGTCGCTTGGCTCGCTCAGCCCAGAAGCCCATCAAACGATAACCGCGGCGATGAACATGCTCGGCGCACGCTCGAATACTGGCGAAGGCGGCGAAGATTCCGCCGTATACAAGATCGCCACAGCAGGTGGTAGCCTTACGCCTTCGTCCGGCGGCACAAGCACAGCTGTTCATGCACAGGGTGGTGTAGCGGTTGCCGAGCCTCTGGTCGCAGCACCGGCGGTCCACGTCTCACTGAACAATAAGATCAAGCAAATCGCCTCCGGTCGCTTCGGCGTTACAGCGGAGTACCTCGCTCATGCCGAAGAGATCGAGATCAAAGTGGCTCAGGGAGCCAAGCCCGGCGAGGGCGGACAGCTTCCTGGCCATAAGGTCAGCGGCCTGATCGCGCGGCTTCGTCATGCGCAGCCTGGGGTTGCGTTGATCTCCCCTCCTCCGCATCATGACATTTACTCCATCGAAGACCTTGCGCAGCTGATCTATGATCTGAAGCGCGTCAATCCGAAGGCAACCGTTGGAGTAAAGCTGGTTTCAGGATGCGGCGTTGGCACCGTCGCTGCCGGTGTTGCCAAAGCATATGCAGATTACGTCGTTATCGCCGGCAACACGGGAGGCACCGGAGCTGCAGCACTCTCGAGCATCAAGTATGCCGGTAATCCGTGGGAGCTTGGACTTGCTGAGGCCCAGCAGGTGCTGATCCAGAACGGGATGCGCGGACGTGTACGCCTTCGTACCGATGGTGGCCTGGCAACTGCGCGTGATGTGCTGGTCGCCGCATTGCTAGGTGCCGATGAGTATGCTTTCGGCACGGCCGTGCTGGTCGTGCTGGGTTGCGACATGGCGCGGCAGTGCCACCTGAACACATGCCCCACAGGCATCGCCACACAGAAACCTGAGTTGCGCGCGAAGTTCCGCGGCAAGCCGGAGCATGTTGTCCGTTTCTTCGAGCAGCTCTCTGCCGATCTGCAGCATATGCTGGCGCGCTATGGTCTTCCCTCTCTTGAAGCAGCAATCGGACGCTCCGATCTGCTGGAGCAGGTACGCTTCGATGGCAACCTCGACCTGGCTCCCATGCTGGCTCAGGTTGGCGATGGACCACGTCGCTGGATGGGAGGACGCAACGATCAGCCGCAGCCCAAGCCTCCCATCGATGAGCAGTGGGTTGTACCAGCGCTCGATGCGGTGGAAGCCGGTAAGCCTTATGTGGTCGAGTCGACGATCGCCAACAGCGACCGCTCCGTTGGAGCACGTCTTGCGGGCGAGCTTGCACTGCGTCGCGCACAATCTGATCTCCACGCTGACGTCACCTTCCGTCTGAACGGCATCGCGGGTCAATCGTTCGGCGCTTTTGCGGCAGATGGCATGAAGCTTGTACTCGAAGGCCAGGCAAATGACTTCGTGGGCAAGGGACTCTCCGGCGGCGAACTCATCGTTCGCGCACGAGGTCTTGCAGCCAAAGACAGTGGCCAACATGTGATCATCGGCAACGTAGCTCTTTACGGAGCAACATCCGGCAGACTGTTTGCTGCGGGACGCGCTGGCGAACGCTTCGCCGTCCGCAATTCCGGCGCAACTGCGGTCGTTGAAGGTGTTGGCGACCACGGTTGTGAGTACATGACCGGCGGAACAGTCGTAGTGCTGGGCAAGGTTGGCTTGAACTTCGGGGCTGGCATGACCGGTGGCGTAGCTTGGGTCTATGACGCAGACGGCAACTCCATCCGTGGCGACCGCTTCCATCCGGAATTCATCACGCCCGAAACCTTCGACTCTGTCGACGCGGAAGCGCAGGAGTTCCTCAAGCACTTGCTCGAACAGCACACCAACCTTGCCGACAGCGGACTGGCGCGAACGATGTTGGCAGATTGGCCAACTTATTCGAAAGCCTTCATTAGGTTGACACCCAAACCGCAGGCATAGCTGCAATATAGCTTCATCGATAGCCCCGGGAAACCGGGGCTATTTGCTTCTTTGAACCGGTTATCGATTAGCGGAATCTTTTTCTTGCGCTAATCGCTCCGCCTTTCTCTTTTCAAGAGTTGCCTCTCTTTGTATGTGTATAAATGGTGGCAAGAGGAGACCACTGGATGGACGCGCTCACGCTTCATCGGATCCACTTCGCCTTTACCATCACCTATCACTACCTCTTCCCACAACTCACCATGGGATTAGCGCTTCTTATCGTTGTAATGAAGACGGTCGCGCTACGTACAACCGATGATGAAAAGCGCGAGTTTTACGACGTCGCTGCTCGGTTCTGGGCGCGCATCTTTGCAGTGAACTTCGTACTTGGCGTTGTTACCGGTATTCCAATGGAATTTCAGTTTGGCACGAACTGGTCGGAGTTCTCGCGACGCACGGGAGGAGTCATCGGCCAACCGTTAGCGATGGAGGGCGTCTTTTCTTTCTTCCTCGAATCGGCTTTCCTCGGCCTGCTGCTCTTCGGAGAGCGGCGCATCTCGCGCGCACTTCACTGGTTTGCAGCCTTCATGGTCTTCGTCGGATCGTGGATATCGGGATTCTTCATTATCGTGACCGATGCGTGGATGCAGCATCCCGTCGCCTACAAGTTGCTGCCGCATGGAATCTATGAGGTAACAAGCTTCTGGGGTTTGCTCATGAATCCGTGGGCCTGGATTCAATACGCACACAATATGTCTGGCGCCGTGATCACAGGCGCATTCGTCGTAGCGGCAACCGGAGCGCTCTATCTGCTGCAGGGCCGGTTTGAGCCATATGGTCGCATCTACGTCAAAATAGGCGTCATCGCGGGAGT is a genomic window containing:
- the argF gene encoding ornithine carbamoyltransferase gives rise to the protein MGSKTVVMNTKPDANEETPARKPAVTLGIQSDTAFNEAAKRLCGRDLCSVSDLTVEETAAIMELAHAVKNHPEDFRHALDAKQMVMFFEKASLRTRLTFESAINTLGGNAIFVDQTQSPLGERESLSDMARNLERWMSVIVLRTYSHETITEMASCSRIPVVNALSDLEHPCQALADFLTLEERFGSAEGLRFTYVGDGNNVCHSLMLMAAQLGAHCTVATPKGFAPKLDIIHKAIEIAELTGGSITLLHDPVKAVTGADAVYTDVCTSMGFEHEATKRAPIFKPYQVNEELMKHAQQDAVFMHCLPAHRNAEVTDAVLDGPQSIVFDQAENRMHAQKALLLMLLGGAKRITSGRGRGTQARKRPSLT
- the argH gene encoding argininosuccinate lyase → MWSGRFREPLDPGFESWQRSFPFDVRLLPQEVAASKAHARAIAAAGILTDAELVKMLDGLDGVIPAALEEAKSAKLDAASAAAIAALHPEAEDIHHFVELTLTKQIGDLALKLHTGRSRNEQIATDMRLFVRDAIDETLAGLLAWREALIATAKAAGDAVMPSYTHLQRAEPVLVAHWLLAYVSMLERDFSRLKDCRVRLNFCPLGSGAIAGATLKLDRHIAASALNFDGPTPNSMDATSDRDFALEFMQNLAVLGLHISRFAEELTLHSTAEFGFLDLPERFSTGSSAMPQKKNPDLTELIRGKAGRLQGAAITLATIVKGLPLAYNKDLQEGQEPVFDAADTISGMLRLLPEFTGALRFRADVMKAAAEKGYLNAMAAATYLTHKGVPFRKAHEKIGQAVRLGLETGRELNELTLDELRGFGEEFAADFFDAITLEATLDCHDVIGGTARAQVKDALEGASQRIATDRALLASLYSKKAGDSANVGLEQTAIV
- the argC gene encoding N-acetyl-gamma-glutamyl-phosphate reductase, translating into MRRVPRVAVAGVSGYAGGELARLLLRHPGMQGIAPMFLGRAGETATESTTTIEEIHPHLSMIAASSSHAVQPFHWDRIADAGTEILFMATPHEQSREWAPEAIARGIRVIDLSGAWRLHDDANRAVYKLHDADAAQAAKLQAEAVFGCPELHRDAIRTARLVANPGCYSTSVILALAPLTQAGVIDLDRGIICDSKSGVSGAGKAPTSKTHFMYAADNLSAYAVFGHRHTGELLEQLHLSADQIQFTPHLLPIPRGILSTIYLRLKKKTAASELSELFQSFYKDSPMVRLHTTPQLPQIQHVVRTNFCDIGFTLAEDGQRLVIVSCLDNLLKGAAGQAVQNMNVMCGWKEEEGLL
- a CDS encoding GNAT family N-acetyltransferase, with product MPVSESTASTRERVGGAVVRKAKLPDAVNIFELVNSLSGDGTLLRRSYAEICENVRDFSVAESESGVFLGCGALHLYGPHLAEVRSIVVKPEAKGQGAGGRLLRALLEEAEEQSVTSVCLFTRIPDFFFHFGFRVVDRTVLPDKIYKDCQTCPRLYACDEVAMARGPIPKTAVLGPSRLPQNELVKLQAGSIATVNPK
- a CDS encoding aspartate aminotransferase family protein, whose protein sequence is MNLASIQAAENKLLLNTYERNPYLFVSGNGVYLRDENDNHFLDLLSGIGVSALGYGHPAIEQAIAHQSARLLHTSNLFFHEGTANLALRLTEISGLDRVFFCNSGTEAWEAALKLARANATKAREEGRKIGTKFLALEHSFHGRTMGSVATTHKDKYRLPFAPVMPDVEFVRFNDVADLRAKFSTDVCGICIEPVQGEGGIHPVSQEFFAAARELCDSTGALLLADEIQSGLGRTGKWFAYQHYGILPDVTTLAKPIAGGIPMGAMLCSEKAAAAITPGMHGTTFGGGPLACAVAIAVIDTMQRENMLAHIEEVGGFFRSELESLKQRHDCITEVRGLGLMLGIELNSAELAKRVAAQMMERHIIINRTSETVLRFLPPYILEREHVTIAVTALDELLKANTELAGASPAGEKIHG
- the argB gene encoding acetylglutamate kinase produces the protein MRFVVKLGGAGLENPKLLHATGKAIAELVADGNKVAVVHGGGVQLTKTLAQLGKKSEFISGLRVTDAETRDAALMVLAGRVNKSLVASLATHGQAAVGLSGGDGHVFRARKKKTNPDLGFVGEIAATDPRWIEAIWTMHAVPVISSIALGFDGEYYNINADEMAAACAIATKADALVFLTDVPGVKGADGTVMRWLSLPQIPLLEKQQVISGGMLPKLNACREALTHGVKRVRILPAESAALLPDICSTRVNDGTEVMVA
- a CDS encoding arginine repressor, whose protein sequence is MKQQRHTVIRELLSKAPISNQDELRQKLAGRGFYVTQATLSRDIHELKLSKGPGGYSLSNGNGDEEDSLPGIREVLQSFGLEVRQAMNLLVLITKTSGAQPIAAGIDYEDFPEVVGTIAGDDAVLIICPDMEQATKLKTKIEGYLG